The DNA window GACGCGTTCCCCTCGAACCAGCGCGGCCTCGCACTCGGCATCAACGGTGTCGCCGCGATCGCGGGCTCGTTCCTCGGGCTGGTGATCGGCGGCGTGCTCGCGCCGGTGAACTGGAACCTGATCTTCCTGGTGTCCGTGCCGATCGGGGTCGTCGGCACCATCTGGGCGTACCTGAAGCTGCACGACACCGGCGTGCGCCAGCACGCGCGGATGGACTGGTGGGGCAACATCACCTTCGCGGTCGGCCTGATCGCGGTGCTGGTCGGCATCACCTACGGCATCCAGCCTTACGGCGCGTCGTCCACCGGGTGGGGCAGCCCGTTCGTGTTGTCCTGCTTGCTGGGCGGGCTCGTCGTGCTGGTCGCGTTCGTGGTCATCGAGACCAAAGTGGACAATCCGCTGTTCAAGCTCTCGCTGTTCCGGATCAGGTCGTTCTCGTGGGGCAACCTGGCGAACCTGTCCGCCTCGCTCGGCCGCGGCGGGCTGCAGTTCATCCTGATCATCTGGCTGCAGGGGATCTGGTTGCCGCAGCACGGGTACACCTTCGAACAGACCCCGTTGTGGGCCGGTATCTACATGCTCCCGATGACGGTCGGGTTCCTGGTTTCCGCGCCCGCGTCCGGCATCCTGTCCGATCGCGTCGGCAGCAGGCTGCTCGCGTCGTCGGGGCTGCTGATCACCGCGGTCACCTTCGCGCTGCTGATCGTGCTGCCGGTGGACTTCGACTACTGGGCGTTCGCCGGAATTCTGCTGCTCAACGGGATCGGCATGGGCATGTTCTCCTCGCCGAACCGGGCCGAGGTGATGAACAGCCTGCCCGCGGACGCGCGCGGCTCCGGCGCGGGCATGATGACCACGTTCCAGAACGCGGCCATGGTGCTGTCGATCGGGTTCTTCTTCAGCCTCATCATCGCCGGGCTCTCGACGAACCTTCCCTCGGCGATGGGCGCGGGGCTGCAGGCGCACGGAGTGCCCGCCGCGTCGGCGAACCAGCTCGCGCACCTGCCCGCGGTCGCGGTGCTCTTCGCCGCGTTCCTCGGCTACAACCCGATCCAGCAGCTGCTCGGGCCGCAGCTCACCCAGCTCCCGCCGGACCAGGCGAACTTCCTGACCGGGCGCAGCTTCTTCCCGAACCTGATCTCGGGGCCGTTCCAGGAGGGCCTGCAGATCGCCTTCGCCTTCGCGATCGCGGTGTGCCTCGTCGGCGCGGTGGCTTCCTTGCTGTGCAAGGACAAGAAGGTCGAGAACGGCGAGACGGTCGGCTCCGAACTGGCCGCGGTCGCCGGGGAGGCCTCCGGGACGAGCGAACTCGTCGGCCCCGCGCGCGAACGTTGAGCGGGCGCGCCCGCTCAACGTTCACCTTCTCAGCAGCGGTGGACGAAGACGTGCAGGATGCGCACGGGCTTGGCGGGCGCGCCGTCGAGCGGGTCGGTCTCGCCGGGGATGATGCCCGCCTTGACGATCCGGTCGAGCACCCCCATGCCCCTGGTCACCTTGCCCAGGACCGAGTAGTTCGGCTTGATGTTCGCGAACGAGTGCACGACGAAGAACTGGCTGCCGTTCGTGCCGGGGCCCTGGTTGCCCATCGCCACGGTGCCGCGCGGGTACTTCTCGGTGCCGTCGACCTCGTCGGCGAACTTGTAGCCCGGCCCGCCCTTCTCGACGGAGTAGATGTCGCCGCACTGCAGCACCCCGAGCCTGGCCGAGTTCGTCAGCCGGAAGCACTGGGTGTGGTCGTAGAAGCGCTGGCGGATCAGGCTGATCATGTTGTGCACCGCGCACGGGGCGTGCCCGGCGTGGTCGAGCTCGATGGTCACCGGGCCGTAGTTGGTCAGTAGGGTGACGTCGGTGGTACCCCGCGTCGACGCCTTCGGGCGCGGCGGGTGCACCGGCTTCGCGGCGGGGTTCTCGGGGGTGGGGGTGAATTCGCAGCTCACGGTCGGCGGCGCGGGGGCGGCTTCCGCGGTCGTCGCCCCGATCAGAGGCGTGACCAAGGCGGCGGCGCAGGCGACCGCCGAAAGGATCCATCGGGATTTCATAGCGGACAACCTAGCCGTGCCGAGCACACTCCGGAATGCCGCGCGATCTGGCGCTGGTGAATGACCAGCCGGACCACGCTGGGTCAGCAGAAGCTCGCACTGTGGGGGTCCGGGGGCTCGGCCCCCGGGTAGATACCGCGGGCACCGGGAGCGTCGCCGAAGGCGAGGCGAACAGCATTCGCCGCCTCGGCGGGGTTACTTCCGCCAGGCGGTGCGGCGCTTGCGCATGTCCAGCACCAGCAACAGGATCAGGAAGAGGCCGAGCCCGACGAGCCACACGTTCTCGGTGTTGTTCTCGTGGTTGCCGATGAGCATCAGGAACAGCACCAGCGCGGAGAACCAGCCCGCGATCCTGGTGGCCTTCGGGAAGGTGCCGTGCCAGCCCCATGCGGCCGACGGCTCGTCGCGCGGGTCCACCGCGGATGCCGCGGACACCTCTGCGGGACGCTTCTTCTCGACCGCCTTGCCAGCCACGACCACTCCTTGAAGACCGGACACTGCCCTTGCCAGCCGATGATCCCATACGCGGTGACGATCCCCGGAGACGACCCGCGGCACGGGCGCACGCGACAATATGCGCCATGGACTCACCACGCACCGTGCTCGTGCTCGGTTCGACCGGCTCGATCGGCACCCAGGCGCTGGACGTCGCGGCCAGGAACCCCGCGCTGTTCAGGGTCGCGGGCATCGCGGCGGGTGGTGGGGACCCGGCGGCGCTCGCCGCGCAGGCGCTCGCGCACGGCGTGGACGCGGTCGCGGTGACGAAGCCGACCGTGGTCGAGGACCTGCAGCTCGCGCTGTACGCGGAGGCGCAGCGCCGCGGCTACTCGCGCGGGGAGTTCCGGCTGCCCAAGATCTTCGCGGGCGCCGACGCCGTCTCGGACCTGATCGACGCCGTTCCGGTGGACGTGGTGCTCAACGGCCTGCCCGGCTCGCTGGGCCTGCCGCCGACGCTGCGGGCGCTGGCCACCGGCGCGACGCTCGCGCTGGCGAACAAGGAGTCCCTCATCGCGGGCGGGCCGCTGGTGCTCGCGGCCGCGAAGGAGGGCCAGATCGTGCCGGTGGACTCCGAACATTCGGCGCTCGCGCAGTCGCTGCGCGGCGGCGGCCGTGACGAGGTCGACAAACTGGTCCTCACCGCGTCTGGCGGCCCGTTCCGCGGGCGCACCAGGGCCGAGCTGGCCGAGGTCACCGTCGAGCAGGCGATGGCGCACCCGACCTGGGCGATGGGCCCGCTGGTCACGATCAACTCGGCGACGCTGGTGAACAAGGGGCTCGAGTTCATCGAGGCGATGCTGCTGTTCGGCGTGCCCGCGGAGAAGATCGACGTGGTGGTGCACCCGCAGTCCGTCGTGCACTCGATGGTGACCTTCCGTGACGGCGCGACGATCGCGCAGGCCAGCCCGCCGGACATGCGGCTGCCGATCGCGCTGGCGCTGAACTGGCCGCACCGGGTGCCCGGCGCGTCGGCCGCCTGCGACTGGTCGACGGCCACTTCGTGGACCTTCGAGCCGGTGGACGAGGAGGCCTTCCCCGCGATCTGCCTCGCCAGGCACGCGGGATCCGCTGGCGGCTGCCTGCCCGCCGTGTTCAACGCGGCGAACGAGGAGATGGTGGCCGCTTTCCTGGCGCAGAACGCCAGCTTCACGTCGATAGTGGACACTGTTGCGAAAGTCGTCGAATCGGCTGACGAGTGGCGTCGCGAGCCTCGTGACGTGGAAGATGTACTGGCAGCGGAACAATGGGCACGCGCCCAAGCGGTTTCCATGAGCACCGGAGGGAAGTAGGGGCGTGCTCGCCAACATAATCGGAGTCGTGCTCTTCGCGCTGGGCATCTGCATCTCAGTGGCGTTGCACGAAGCGGGGCACATGGTCGCCGCCAAGTCCTTCGGGATGCGCGTCCGCCGGTACTTCGTCGGCTTCGGGCCGACGATCTTCTCGTTCCGGCGCGGCGAGACCGAGTACGGGCTCAAGGCCATTCCGCTCGGCGGGTTCTGCGACATCGCGGGCATGACCGCGCTCGACGAGGTCACGCCGGAGGAGTCGTCGCGGGCGATGTGGCGGTACAAGGTCTGGAAGCGGACCGTCGTGCTGGCCGCGGGCTCGTTCACGCACTTCGTGCTCGGGTTCGTGGTGCTCTACCTGATGGCCGCGACGATGGGCCTGCCGAACCTCGAGCAGAAGCCGGTCGCGTCCGCGGTTTCGGACTGCGTCACGAACGCCAAGACTGTCGACGAGGTCAACAACCCGAAGTGCGCGCCCGGCGCCGCGGGGCCCGCCAAGGTCGGCGGCCTGCTCCCCGGCGACGAAGTGCTTTCGGTGGGCGGCAAACCCACCCCGACCTGGCCCGAGATGGTCAACGTGGTCCAGGACGCGGGCGGTCCGACCCAGTTCGTGGTGCTGCGCGACGGCCAGCGCAAGACGCTCACGGTGGACGTGCCGAAGGTCGAGCGCCCGTTCAAGAAGGACGGCAAGGACGTCATCATGAGCGTGGGCGCCATCGGCGTCTCGGCCACGAAGAACTTCCAGTACGGGCCGATCGGCGCGATCGGCGGCACCCTGACCTTCACCGGTGACGTGTTCGCGCGGACCTGGGAAGGGCTGATGAACTTCCCGAAGCGCATCCCGGCGGTGGTGAACTCCATCTTCGGCGGCGAGCGCGACCCGGACACCCCGATCAGCGTGGTCGGCGCGAGCCGGATCGGCGGCGAAGCGGTGGAAGCGGGCCTGTGGCAGCTGTTCCTGCTGCTGCTGGCGAGCCTGAACTTCTTCATCGGCGTGTTCAACCTGCTGCCGCTGCTCCCGCTCGACGGCGGGCACATCGCGGTCGCCTGGTACGAACGCGTCCGCGACTGGATCAGAAAGCTGCGAGGGCGTGCGGCCGGTGGTCCCGTCGACTACACGAAGTTGTCGGCGATCACGGTCGTGCTCGTGCTGATCGGCGGCGCCGTAACCCTGCTCACCATCACCGCGGACATAGTTAACCCGGTCAGGTTGATGCAGTAGCGTTTTCGCAGTTCACGCGCCGTGATCACGATTCACGGGTGGAGTAGCGGGCGGATTGGGCCGGCCGGCGTAGCGGTATCGTGGCGTTGTGACTGTCCCGCTTGGCATGCCAGCCCTTCCCGCCCCCGTGCTCTCGGAGCGCCGCAAGACCCGGCAGCTGCAGGTCGGGCCGGTCGGCGTCGGCAGTGAGCACCCGGTTTCCGTCCAGTCGATGACCACGACGCTCACCGCGGACGTCAACGCGACGCTGCAGCAGATCGCCGAGTTGACCGCGTCGGGCTGCGACATCGTGCGCGTGGCGTGCCCGAGTGCCGATGACGCCGAGGCGTTGCCCGCGATCGCGAAGAAGTCGCAGATCCCGGTGATCGCGGATATCCATTTCCAGCCGAAGTACGTGTTCGCCGCGATCGAGGCCGGGTGTGCCGCGGTCCGCGTGAATCCCGGCAACATCCGCAAGTTCGACGACCAGGTCAAGGAAATCGCGCAGGCCGCGAAGGATCACGGCACGCCGATCCGGATCGGCGTGAACGCGGGTTCGCTGGACAAGCGGTTGATGGAGAAGCACGGGAAGGCGACTCCGGAGGCGTTGGCGGAGTCGGCGTTGTGGGAGGCGTCGTTGTTCGCCGAGCACGATTTCCACGACATCAAGATCTCGGTGAAGCACAACGATCCCGTGGTCATGGTGCGCGCCTACGAGATCCTCGCGGAGCAGTGCGACTACCCGTTGCATCTCGGCGTGACCGAGGCGGGTCCGGCGTTCCAGGGCACCATCAAGTCCGCCGTCGCGTTCGGGGCGTTGTTGCGGCAGGGCATCGGGGACACGATCCGGGTGTCGCTGTCCGCGCCGCCGGTCGAAGAGGTCAAGGTCGGCACGCAGATCCTGCAGTCGCTGAACCTGCGGCCGCGGAAGCTGGAGATCGTGTCGTGCCCGTCGTGCGGGCGAGCGCAGGTCGACGTCTACAAGCTGGCCGACGAGGTCACCGCGGGCCTGGAGGGCATGGAGGTCCCGCTGCGGGTGGCCGTGATGGGCTGCGTCGTGAACGGGCCCGGTGAGGCACGCGAAGCGGATCTCGGGGTGGCCTCGGGGAACGGCAAGGGCCAGATCTTCGTCAAGGGCGAGGTCATCAAGACAGTGCCCGAGCACCAGATCGTGGAAACCCTCATCGAAGAAGCCATGCGCATCGCTGAGGAAGCGGGCGAGACCACCGAGAGCGGCGAGCCCGTCGTGACCGTCGGCTAACCGAGCGCATGCCCCGAAAGTGGCCTTCGGGGCATCTACGTTCCCGAAAGCCACCTTCGGGGCACCAGCCGCCACGCGGGGCGGAGTTCGCGGCGTTCAGGCCCCCGAAAGCCACAGTGATGGCGGGCGCGCGTCGCGGGGGGTGCCGCGAGATTGGTGGCGGGGCGGGGGCTCCGCTTGGTTCCCCGAAGGCCACCCTCGGGGACTCTAGCGCCACTTTCTCGGCCCTCACAGGCATGCGGGCGGGGCTGCGCAGCAAGCCAGGGTGAAGTTCGCGGCGCCGGAGTCGCGAAGGCCACCCGTTGACAGCTCTAGGAACATCGTTCAGGGTGTCCGCGGCCCGTTACGCTGGGGAAATGACCGGCGAGTGGGTTGTCGCGCGGCCGCACCAGGCGCTGCGGCCGCTGGTCGAGCGGTACATCGGCTACACGCAGCACGGGCTGCCCGCCGGTGTGCACCGCGGGCTGCCTTCGAGGTTCGCCACGCTGGTCATCAGCCTCGACGAGCCGATGCGCGTGCTCGGCATGCCGCTCCCCGGGGAGAACCCCATCGCGGCGCGCGGCATGGTCGGCGGCATGCACACCGGGCCCGCGCTGCTCGAACAGACGCCGTTCCAGTCCGGAATCCACCTCGAACTGAACCCGCTCGCCACGCACGCGCTGCTCGGGGTGTCCGCGGCCGAGTTGAGCGGGCAGCTCGTCGGCCTCGGGGCCCTCGGCTCTCCCGCGCTCGCGGAGTTGCCGGACAGGCTGACCGAGGCGCGGACTTGGCGCCGCCGCTTCGAAATCCTCGACCAGACCCTCGGCGACTGCTTCGGCGACGGCGCCGCGGTCACCCCGGAGATCGGCTGGGCGTGGCGCCGCATGCGCGCCGCGGCGGGCCGGGTCAGGGTCGACGCGCTCGCGGACGAAGTCGGGTGGAGCAGGCGGCATTTCGGCGAACTGTTCCGGCGCGAGCTGGGGCTGCCGCCGAAACAGGCCGCGCGGGTGCTGCGGTTCGAACGCGCGGGCGCCGTGCTGCGCGCGAGCGGGCGGGTCGATCTCGCCGCGCTCGCGGCCGACTGCGGCTACTACGACCAGGCCCACCTGACCCGCGAATGGCGCGCGCTGGCCGGGTGCACGCCCGGCGTGTGGATCGCCGAGGAGCTCCCATTTCTGCAATACACCGAACCGGAGGCGGAGACAGACTCCGTGGCATGACTGAACAACAACCACAATCGACGGTCTGGCCCGCTTTCCACTACGACGACGCGCACGCGGCGATCCGGCTGCTCGTGGACGTCTACGGGTTCCGCGAGGCGCTCGTCGTGCCTGGCGAACAGGGCGGCGTGCTGCACGCCGAACTCCGCTGGCCCGAAGGCGGCGGCGTCATGCTCGGCTCGGCGAAGTACTGCGACGCCAAGTACGCCAGCGTCGAACCGGGAAAGAGCGGCGTCTGCGTGGTCACCGATCACGTCGACGCGGTGCACGAACGCGTTGTCGCGGCGGGTGTCGAAGTGATCGACGAGCCGTTCACGACGAATTACGGCTCGTATTCGTTCACCGCGCGCGACACCGAAGGCAACCTCTGGACCTTCGGCACCTACCGAGGCGCCCCTTAAAGTACGGGCATGGTGACGATGACCAGGGTGACGGAACTCGACGACGCGCTCGTGGCGGAGCTGCACCGGATCCTCGTGGACCTGGTGCGCGACGGCGCGCCGCTCGGCTGGCTCGAACCGCCGTCGTTCGAGGAGATCGCCGCGCTCCTCGGCGACGTCGTCGCGGCCGCCGGGAAGGGTGACGCCGGGCTGGTCGTCGCCCGTGCCGACGGCGAACTGGCCGGGCTGGGTTACTGGCGCCGCTACACCCGCCCGACCAATCGCCCGCACGCCGACCTGGAACGGGTCGCCGTG is part of the Amycolatopsis sp. CA-230715 genome and encodes:
- a CDS encoding MFS transporter translates to MAAGVAQRDGRQRSADELGPRYKWVALSNTTLGMLIATINSSIVLIALPDIFKGIGINPLEPANTSYLLWMIMGFLVVTAVLVVSFGRLGDMYGRARMYNMGFAVFTVSSIMLAITWFDGDAAALWLIGWRIVQGVGGAFLMANSSAILTDAFPSNQRGLALGINGVAAIAGSFLGLVIGGVLAPVNWNLIFLVSVPIGVVGTIWAYLKLHDTGVRQHARMDWWGNITFAVGLIAVLVGITYGIQPYGASSTGWGSPFVLSCLLGGLVVLVAFVVIETKVDNPLFKLSLFRIRSFSWGNLANLSASLGRGGLQFILIIWLQGIWLPQHGYTFEQTPLWAGIYMLPMTVGFLVSAPASGILSDRVGSRLLASSGLLITAVTFALLIVLPVDFDYWAFAGILLLNGIGMGMFSSPNRAEVMNSLPADARGSGAGMMTTFQNAAMVLSIGFFFSLIIAGLSTNLPSAMGAGLQAHGVPAASANQLAHLPAVAVLFAAFLGYNPIQQLLGPQLTQLPPDQANFLTGRSFFPNLISGPFQEGLQIAFAFAIAVCLVGAVASLLCKDKKVENGETVGSELAAVAGEASGTSELVGPARER
- a CDS encoding peptidylprolyl isomerase, translating into MKSRWILSAVACAAALVTPLIGATTAEAAPAPPTVSCEFTPTPENPAAKPVHPPRPKASTRGTTDVTLLTNYGPVTIELDHAGHAPCAVHNMISLIRQRFYDHTQCFRLTNSARLGVLQCGDIYSVEKGGPGYKFADEVDGTEKYPRGTVAMGNQGPGTNGSQFFVVHSFANIKPNYSVLGKVTRGMGVLDRIVKAGIIPGETDPLDGAPAKPVRILHVFVHRC
- a CDS encoding DUF2631 domain-containing protein — encoded protein: MAGKAVEKKRPAEVSAASAVDPRDEPSAAWGWHGTFPKATRIAGWFSALVLFLMLIGNHENNTENVWLVGLGLFLILLLVLDMRKRRTAWRK
- the dxr gene encoding 1-deoxy-D-xylulose-5-phosphate reductoisomerase; translation: MDSPRTVLVLGSTGSIGTQALDVAARNPALFRVAGIAAGGGDPAALAAQALAHGVDAVAVTKPTVVEDLQLALYAEAQRRGYSRGEFRLPKIFAGADAVSDLIDAVPVDVVLNGLPGSLGLPPTLRALATGATLALANKESLIAGGPLVLAAAKEGQIVPVDSEHSALAQSLRGGGRDEVDKLVLTASGGPFRGRTRAELAEVTVEQAMAHPTWAMGPLVTINSATLVNKGLEFIEAMLLFGVPAEKIDVVVHPQSVVHSMVTFRDGATIAQASPPDMRLPIALALNWPHRVPGASAACDWSTATSWTFEPVDEEAFPAICLARHAGSAGGCLPAVFNAANEEMVAAFLAQNASFTSIVDTVAKVVESADEWRREPRDVEDVLAAEQWARAQAVSMSTGGK
- a CDS encoding M50 family metallopeptidase, which translates into the protein MLANIIGVVLFALGICISVALHEAGHMVAAKSFGMRVRRYFVGFGPTIFSFRRGETEYGLKAIPLGGFCDIAGMTALDEVTPEESSRAMWRYKVWKRTVVLAAGSFTHFVLGFVVLYLMAATMGLPNLEQKPVASAVSDCVTNAKTVDEVNNPKCAPGAAGPAKVGGLLPGDEVLSVGGKPTPTWPEMVNVVQDAGGPTQFVVLRDGQRKTLTVDVPKVERPFKKDGKDVIMSVGAIGVSATKNFQYGPIGAIGGTLTFTGDVFARTWEGLMNFPKRIPAVVNSIFGGERDPDTPISVVGASRIGGEAVEAGLWQLFLLLLASLNFFIGVFNLLPLLPLDGGHIAVAWYERVRDWIRKLRGRAAGGPVDYTKLSAITVVLVLIGGAVTLLTITADIVNPVRLMQ
- the ispG gene encoding flavodoxin-dependent (E)-4-hydroxy-3-methylbut-2-enyl-diphosphate synthase; amino-acid sequence: MPALPAPVLSERRKTRQLQVGPVGVGSEHPVSVQSMTTTLTADVNATLQQIAELTASGCDIVRVACPSADDAEALPAIAKKSQIPVIADIHFQPKYVFAAIEAGCAAVRVNPGNIRKFDDQVKEIAQAAKDHGTPIRIGVNAGSLDKRLMEKHGKATPEALAESALWEASLFAEHDFHDIKISVKHNDPVVMVRAYEILAEQCDYPLHLGVTEAGPAFQGTIKSAVAFGALLRQGIGDTIRVSLSAPPVEEVKVGTQILQSLNLRPRKLEIVSCPSCGRAQVDVYKLADEVTAGLEGMEVPLRVAVMGCVVNGPGEAREADLGVASGNGKGQIFVKGEVIKTVPEHQIVETLIEEAMRIAEEAGETTESGEPVVTVG
- a CDS encoding helix-turn-helix domain-containing protein, which encodes MTGEWVVARPHQALRPLVERYIGYTQHGLPAGVHRGLPSRFATLVISLDEPMRVLGMPLPGENPIAARGMVGGMHTGPALLEQTPFQSGIHLELNPLATHALLGVSAAELSGQLVGLGALGSPALAELPDRLTEARTWRRRFEILDQTLGDCFGDGAAVTPEIGWAWRRMRAAAGRVRVDALADEVGWSRRHFGELFRRELGLPPKQAARVLRFERAGAVLRASGRVDLAALAADCGYYDQAHLTREWRALAGCTPGVWIAEELPFLQYTEPEAETDSVA
- a CDS encoding VOC family protein; protein product: MTEQQPQSTVWPAFHYDDAHAAIRLLVDVYGFREALVVPGEQGGVLHAELRWPEGGGVMLGSAKYCDAKYASVEPGKSGVCVVTDHVDAVHERVVAAGVEVIDEPFTTNYGSYSFTARDTEGNLWTFGTYRGAP
- a CDS encoding GNAT family N-acetyltransferase gives rise to the protein MVTMTRVTELDDALVAELHRILVDLVRDGAPLGWLEPPSFEEIAALLGDVVAAAGKGDAGLVVARADGELAGLGYWRRYTRPTNRPHADLERVAVAGNAQGKGVGRALTTALVADARAAGVEILTLDARGDNETALGLYRSIGFTEYGRLPDFVAVGTRRYDKVFSMIDLRSADGPLEGQQ